A genomic stretch from Dissulfurispira thermophila includes:
- the nifD gene encoding nitrogenase molybdenum-iron protein alpha chain, with protein MSTAIKETQKLIEEVLEAYPEKTKKDRAKHLAANDPTGECGSACQVKSNVKSRPGVMTIRGCAYAGSKGVVWGPVKDVVHISHGPIGCGQYSWWSRRNYYNGITGIDSFGTMHITSDFQEKDIVFGGDKKLEQLCREIKELFPLAKAISIQSECPIGLIGDDIESVARKMTKELNIPVVPVRCEGFRGVSQSLGHHIANDSIRDHVLGKGKMEKSTPYDVNLIGDYNIGGDAWASRKILEEMGLRVIAQWSGDATINELSIANKARLNLIHCYRSMNYICRHMEEAYGIPWVEYNFFGPTKIYQSIRKIASYFDDYIKEKSEKVIEKYKPMMDRVIEEYRPKLEGKTVMLYVGGLRPRHVIGAYEDLGMEVIAAGYEFGHNDDYKRTYPELKEGALIYDDATPYELEEFSKRMRPDLVGSGIKEKYAYHKMGIPFRQMHSWDYSGPYHGFDGFPIFARDMDMTVNSPTWDLIRRRR; from the coding sequence ATGAGTACAGCCATTAAAGAGACTCAGAAACTCATAGAGGAAGTTTTAGAGGCATATCCTGAAAAGACGAAAAAAGACAGGGCAAAACACCTTGCAGCAAATGACCCGACAGGTGAGTGTGGCTCTGCCTGCCAGGTGAAGTCTAATGTCAAATCAAGGCCTGGTGTAATGACCATAAGGGGATGCGCCTATGCAGGTTCAAAAGGAGTGGTGTGGGGACCTGTAAAGGATGTTGTCCACATAAGTCATGGACCTATTGGCTGCGGACAGTATAGCTGGTGGTCAAGGAGGAATTATTACAATGGCATTACTGGAATAGATTCCTTTGGCACAATGCATATAACAAGTGACTTTCAGGAAAAAGATATAGTCTTTGGGGGTGATAAAAAGTTAGAACAGTTGTGCCGTGAGATAAAGGAACTTTTCCCGCTGGCAAAGGCAATAAGCATACAATCAGAGTGTCCTATTGGTCTGATTGGAGATGACATAGAATCCGTTGCAAGGAAGATGACAAAGGAACTCAATATCCCGGTTGTGCCTGTGCGGTGTGAGGGATTCAGAGGTGTGAGCCAGTCTCTCGGTCATCATATAGCGAATGACAGCATAAGAGACCATGTCCTCGGTAAAGGCAAGATGGAAAAGTCAACACCATACGATGTGAATCTAATCGGAGATTACAACATAGGCGGCGACGCCTGGGCATCAAGGAAGATACTGGAGGAGATGGGACTCAGGGTTATTGCCCAGTGGTCAGGTGATGCAACAATCAATGAGCTTAGTATTGCAAATAAGGCAAGGCTGAATTTAATACATTGCTATCGCTCAATGAACTATATATGCAGGCATATGGAAGAGGCATACGGTATTCCGTGGGTAGAGTATAACTTCTTTGGCCCCACAAAGATATACCAGAGCATCAGAAAGATTGCATCTTATTTCGACGACTATATCAAAGAAAAGTCAGAAAAGGTGATTGAGAAGTATAAGCCAATGATGGACAGAGTAATCGAAGAATATAGACCAAAACTTGAAGGCAAGACAGTAATGCTCTATGTGGGAGGGCTTAGACCGAGGCATGTTATTGGTGCATACGAAGACCTTGGTATGGAGGTTATCGCCGCTGGTTATGAGTTTGGACATAATGATGACTATAAGAGGACGTATCCCGAACTGAAGGAAGGGGCATTAATTTATGATGATGCCACGCCCTATGAGCTTGAAGAGTTTTCAAAGAGGATGAGACCTGACCTCGTAGGCTCTGGCATCAAGGAAAAATATGCATACCACAAGATGGGCATCCCCTTCAGACAGATGCATTCGTGGGATTACTCAGGACCCTATCACGGCTTTGATGGATTCCCTATATTTGCGAGGGATATGGACATGACAGTAAACAGCCCGACATGGGATTTGATACGGAGGAGAAGATGA
- the nifK gene encoding nitrogenase molybdenum-iron protein subunit beta codes for MKIIDHNELFQKHEYLEQFERKREFEKPCSADEIEKVSEWTKTEGYREKNFARQALTINPAKACQPLGAVLCASGFQNTLPFVQGSQGCVAYFRSHLSRHFKEPVAAVSSSMTEDAAVFGGLNNMMEGLENAYALYKPKMIAVSTTCMAEVIGDDLNAFIKKAKEQGAIPSELPVPFAHTPSFVGSHITGYDNMLKGILSYLTAGVHRRPNSRINIIPGFDTYTGNIREIKRLLNLMNVQHTVLADISDVMDSPNTGEYRMYLGGTPLDEAVDSINAIATVAMQKYSILKTGEFIKEAWGQEFVAMPMPVGISNTDRFLETISKVTGKAIPEEIEDERGRAVDAMVDSHPYVHGKRFALVGDPDLLLALISLLMEMGGMPVHIICTNGDRNFEGEAYALLGKSPFGIEGKVYIGKDMWHLRSLLFTEPVDLLIGNSYAKFLWRDTGTPLVRIGFPIFDRHHLHRYPIIGYQGVINLVNWIVNTVLDEMDRKTINTTSFDVIR; via the coding sequence ATGAAGATAATAGACCACAATGAGCTCTTTCAGAAACATGAATATCTTGAGCAGTTTGAAAGAAAAAGGGAGTTTGAAAAACCATGTTCTGCAGATGAGATAGAGAAGGTCTCGGAGTGGACAAAGACAGAAGGATATAGAGAAAAGAATTTTGCCCGTCAGGCACTGACAATCAATCCAGCAAAGGCATGTCAGCCACTGGGGGCTGTATTATGTGCATCTGGCTTTCAGAATACATTACCCTTTGTTCAGGGGTCGCAGGGGTGTGTGGCATATTTCAGGAGCCACCTGAGCAGGCATTTCAAGGAGCCAGTTGCTGCTGTCTCTTCATCAATGACAGAGGATGCTGCAGTATTCGGCGGACTGAATAATATGATGGAGGGGCTGGAGAATGCCTATGCCCTTTATAAGCCGAAAATGATAGCTGTTTCCACCACATGCATGGCAGAGGTTATCGGTGATGATTTAAATGCCTTTATAAAAAAGGCAAAGGAGCAAGGTGCGATTCCTTCTGAACTACCGGTCCCTTTTGCCCATACACCCAGTTTTGTAGGCTCCCACATCACAGGCTACGATAACATGCTCAAAGGGATACTCAGTTATCTGACAGCAGGTGTGCACAGAAGGCCAAACAGCAGGATAAACATAATTCCAGGTTTTGACACATACACAGGAAATATAAGAGAGATAAAGAGATTGCTGAATTTAATGAATGTTCAACATACAGTCCTTGCTGATATAAGTGATGTCATGGATTCACCGAATACAGGTGAATACAGGATGTATTTAGGAGGTACACCCCTTGACGAGGCAGTGGATTCCATAAACGCAATTGCAACAGTTGCGATGCAGAAGTATTCAATACTGAAGACAGGCGAATTTATAAAAGAGGCGTGGGGTCAGGAGTTTGTTGCTATGCCGATGCCTGTGGGTATATCAAATACAGACAGATTTCTTGAGACTATCTCTAAGGTTACAGGCAAGGCAATACCTGAGGAGATAGAAGATGAAAGGGGCAGGGCAGTTGACGCAATGGTAGATTCCCACCCCTATGTTCATGGAAAGAGGTTTGCCCTTGTCGGAGACCCTGATCTGCTGCTTGCATTGATAAGCCTTCTCATGGAGATGGGAGGAATGCCAGTTCACATCATATGCACAAACGGCGATAGGAATTTTGAGGGAGAGGCATACGCACTACTTGGCAAGAGTCCATTCGGAATAGAAGGGAAGGTTTATATTGGCAAAGATATGTGGCATCTGAGGTCGTTACTCTTCACAGAGCCTGTTGACTTGCTTATTGGCAATTCCTATGCAAAGTTTCTCTGGAGGGATACAGGCACACCACTTGTAAGAATAGGTTTCCCGATCTTTGATAGGCACCACCTCCACAGGTATCCGATTATCGGCTATCAAGGAGTGATAAATCTTGTTAACTGGATAGTGAATACTGTGCTTGATGAAATGGACAGAAAGACGATTAATACAACAAGTTTTGATGTGATTAGATAG
- the nifE gene encoding nitrogenase iron-molybdenum cofactor biosynthesis protein NifE encodes MLTGIDRLMQSSCEREKKEKICRSRGGESCAFDGAMIVLQPIADTAHIVHGPISCCGNSWEGRGTLSSKGRLHRMGFTTDMTEMDIIYGSENKLYDAILRAYESVRPKAIFVHATCVSGLIGEDIEAVCKKAETFLGIRVIPVNAPGFVGPKNLGNRIAGEVLLDYVIGTGEPPFTTDYDINLIGEYNIAGDLWLVEPLLKEAGVRILSKITGDSTFEEITYAHRAKLNVVVCSRALINIAREMERRYGIPYIEVSFFGKTEMLQALRLIALNFKSQISNLKLADKIEEIIMREEKKLDEKLKAYKHLKGKKAVLYTGGVKSWSFISALMDLGIEIVAIGTKKSTFEDEEKMKEILGEDAPLVEDVTPKNLLRLIKERNADILIAGGRNQYLAIKEGFPFVDVNQERHIPYAGYDGLINFAEQISNSMRFFQESGDRSQKTEIRKKESLKIINHKSEITINPLKHSQSIGAAIAFQGIDRALPIIHGAQGCSFLAKVLLTKHFREPIALASTKLFTEDVVMGSEENIIKVVQEIVERNNPDVIGILTSGLTEVKGDDVTSAMKDLRFKIKDSKCQIVHISTPDYEGGLETGYAKAVEAVIKFIVHSPQSAVNKKTIDCFINVLVGSHLTPADFTELREIVESFGLKPIILPDLSALDGSRKGFSALAIGGTTTEEIRAMGSSDFTIAIGASMESAAMILKERFGIEYRVFESISGLKDADMFMETLSMLSGKPIAKKYERQRRILIDGMRDAHFYYGNKKIYVALEPDLTVQTMHWLDEMGAVVEIVDVNSNDLFSIQGHFDLLISNSHAEDTAKRLGVPLYQMGFPVYKVLGNNHKVTIGYSGTLSLINEVANKLLEVHQ; translated from the coding sequence ATGCTGACAGGCATAGACAGATTAATGCAAAGCAGTTGTGAACGGGAGAAGAAAGAAAAAATCTGCCGTTCAAGAGGAGGAGAGTCCTGTGCCTTTGACGGTGCAATGATAGTCCTCCAGCCCATTGCGGATACGGCGCATATCGTTCACGGTCCTATTTCTTGCTGCGGCAATTCATGGGAAGGCAGGGGCACACTGTCTTCAAAGGGCCGCCTCCACAGAATGGGTTTTACAACAGATATGACCGAGATGGATATCATCTACGGCTCTGAAAATAAGCTCTATGATGCGATCTTGCGGGCTTATGAGTCGGTAAGACCGAAGGCGATATTTGTTCATGCAACCTGCGTAAGCGGTTTGATAGGAGAAGACATCGAGGCGGTCTGCAAAAAGGCTGAGACATTTCTCGGCATTCGGGTAATACCCGTGAATGCGCCGGGGTTTGTTGGCCCAAAGAATCTTGGCAACAGAATAGCTGGCGAGGTTTTGCTCGATTATGTGATAGGAACGGGCGAGCCTCCATTTACGACAGATTATGATATCAATCTTATAGGCGAATACAACATTGCTGGTGATTTATGGCTTGTAGAGCCATTACTGAAAGAGGCAGGTGTAAGGATTTTATCAAAAATTACAGGCGATTCTACATTCGAGGAGATAACTTATGCCCACAGGGCAAAGCTCAATGTTGTGGTATGCAGCCGCGCATTGATAAATATAGCAAGGGAGATGGAGAGGAGATATGGTATCCCTTACATTGAGGTCTCATTTTTCGGAAAGACAGAGATGTTGCAAGCCTTGAGGCTAATAGCCTTAAATTTCAAATCTCAAATTTCAAATCTCAAATTGGCGGATAAGATTGAAGAAATCATTATGAGGGAAGAAAAAAAGCTTGATGAAAAGTTAAAGGCATATAAACATCTAAAAGGCAAAAAGGCAGTGCTTTATACAGGCGGCGTGAAAAGCTGGTCATTCATCTCTGCCCTTATGGATCTGGGGATTGAGATTGTTGCAATCGGAACCAAAAAGAGCACTTTTGAGGATGAAGAGAAAATGAAAGAAATTTTAGGTGAAGATGCGCCACTCGTTGAAGATGTAACTCCTAAAAATTTGTTAAGGCTCATAAAAGAAAGGAATGCAGATATATTAATTGCTGGAGGGAGAAATCAGTATCTTGCAATAAAGGAAGGCTTCCCATTTGTGGATGTAAATCAGGAGAGGCATATTCCATATGCAGGGTATGATGGACTGATAAATTTCGCTGAGCAGATAAGCAATAGCATGAGATTTTTTCAGGAGTCAGGAGACAGAAGTCAGAAGACAGAAATTAGAAAAAAAGAAAGTCTTAAGATTATAAATCATAAATCCGAAATCACAATCAATCCCCTGAAGCATTCTCAATCAATCGGTGCTGCCATTGCATTTCAGGGAATAGACAGGGCATTGCCCATTATTCATGGCGCACAGGGCTGCAGCTTTCTTGCAAAGGTCCTTCTGACAAAGCATTTCAGGGAGCCGATTGCACTCGCAAGCACAAAGCTTTTTACAGAAGATGTTGTCATGGGAAGCGAGGAGAACATAATTAAGGTTGTTCAGGAAATTGTTGAGAGGAATAATCCCGATGTAATTGGAATTCTCACATCAGGGTTAACAGAGGTTAAAGGTGATGATGTGACAAGTGCAATGAAAGATTTAAGATTCAAAATTAAAGATTCAAAATGTCAAATTGTTCATATCTCTACCCCTGATTACGAAGGTGGGCTTGAAACAGGATATGCAAAGGCAGTGGAGGCAGTCATTAAGTTTATAGTCCATAGTCCACAGTCAGCAGTAAATAAAAAGACTATCGACTGTTTTATTAATGTCCTTGTCGGCTCTCATTTGACACCCGCAGATTTTACAGAATTGAGGGAAATAGTTGAATCTTTCGGTTTAAAACCCATAATTCTCCCTGACCTTTCTGCGCTGGATGGAAGCAGAAAGGGGTTTTCTGCACTTGCTATTGGCGGCACGACAACTGAAGAAATAAGGGCAATGGGTTCATCTGATTTCACAATTGCCATAGGTGCAAGCATGGAGAGTGCTGCAATGATCTTAAAAGAAAGATTTGGCATTGAATACAGGGTATTTGAAAGCATATCGGGGCTTAAGGATGCAGATATGTTTATGGAGACGCTTTCGATGTTGAGTGGTAAGCCTATTGCCAAAAAATACGAAAGGCAGAGGAGAATCTTGATTGATGGCATGAGAGATGCCCATTTTTATTATGGCAATAAAAAAATATATGTTGCACTTGAGCCTGATCTTACCGTGCAGACAATGCATTGGCTTGATGAAATGGGTGCAGTGGTTGAAATTGTAGATGTGAATTCAAATGATCTATTTTCTATACAAGGCCATTTTGACCTCTTAATCTCTAACTCTCATGCAGAAGATACCGCAAAGAGACTTGGTGTGCCTCTGTATCAGATGGGATTTCCTGTGTATAAGGTTTTGGGGAACAATCACAAGGTTACCATTGGATACAGTGGAACGCTTTCACTTATCAATGAAGTTGCAAATAAATTATTGGAGGTGCATCAATGA
- the nifX gene encoding nitrogen fixation protein NifX: MKVAFATTDGVNVDEHFGRSGMFAIYEVTRDGYRFVEMRKFADGRDVMIEDTKGMSEVHEDRVQRKVDNLCDCKIIYLTEIGGPSAARLVRKGIMPVKVKEIVSIEESLQRLLETIKKSPPPWLKKALND, encoded by the coding sequence ATGAAAGTAGCGTTTGCAACAACAGATGGTGTCAATGTGGATGAGCATTTCGGCAGGTCAGGCATGTTCGCCATATACGAAGTTACAAGAGATGGCTACAGGTTTGTTGAAATGAGGAAGTTTGCTGATGGAAGGGATGTGATGATAGAGGATACAAAGGGAATGAGTGAAGTGCATGAAGACAGGGTTCAAAGAAAGGTAGATAATCTGTGTGATTGCAAGATTATATATCTAACCGAGATAGGAGGACCTTCTGCAGCAAGGCTTGTGAGAAAGGGCATAATGCCTGTAAAGGTGAAGGAGATAGTATCTATTGAGGAGTCGTTGCAGAGACTTTTAGAGACAATAAAGAAATCGCCACCACCGTGGCTTAAAAAGGCACTAAACGATTAA
- a CDS encoding P-II family nitrogen regulator codes for MKMIRAFIRPEKEQEVVLALEGAGFPSLTKMPVFGRGKQKGLQVGPVHYDELPKTLIMTVVDNEDVDKVVKIIQDKARTGFIGDGKIFISLVEAAYTVRTGEEGL; via the coding sequence ATGAAGATGATCAGGGCATTTATCAGACCAGAAAAGGAACAAGAGGTTGTTCTTGCATTGGAGGGCGCTGGTTTTCCGTCCCTTACCAAGATGCCTGTTTTTGGAAGGGGAAAGCAGAAGGGGCTTCAGGTTGGACCTGTGCATTATGATGAGCTTCCAAAGACACTTATTATGACTGTTGTGGATAATGAGGATGTGGATAAGGTCGTAAAAATTATCCAGGACAAGGCAAGGACGGGCTTTATTGGAGATGGAAAGATATTTATAAGTCTTGTTGAGGCTGCATATACTGTGAGGACAGGGGAGGAAGGATTATGA
- a CDS encoding P-II family nitrogen regulator encodes MKEITAIIRRDKLPETKRVLEELGYPSLTIQSVEGRGKQRGAMCAEMDSEMPDSFCTAVKLTPTPSAYALEHTLPKVALYVPKRMLTIVVPDDVVTKIVKSIIKANQTGKHGDGKIFVSPIEGAVRVRTGEKNGEAIA; translated from the coding sequence ATGAAAGAGATTACGGCAATTATCAGGAGGGATAAGCTCCCAGAGACAAAGCGGGTGCTTGAGGAACTGGGCTATCCGTCTCTTACTATCCAGAGTGTTGAAGGCAGGGGAAAGCAGAGGGGCGCTATGTGCGCTGAAATGGACTCAGAGATGCCTGACAGTTTTTGCACCGCAGTTAAGCTGACTCCCACACCATCAGCATACGCCCTTGAGCATACTTTGCCTAAGGTTGCGCTCTATGTGCCAAAAAGGATGCTCACAATAGTTGTGCCTGACGATGTAGTCACAAAGATCGTGAAATCGATCATTAAAGCAAATCAGACAGGCAAGCACGGTGATGGGAAGATTTTCGTTTCGCCCATTGAAGGTGCTGTGAGGGTGAGGACAGGGGAGAAGAACGGAGAAGCAATAGCATGA
- the nifB gene encoding nitrogenase cofactor biosynthesis protein NifB — protein sequence MMIKNIIKTHPCFSEEAHHKFGRIHLPVAPACNIQCRYCIRKYDCANESRPGITSKVLTPEEALERVRALVERNERLSVVGIAGPGDPLANDTTFETLRAINREFPELILCVSTNGLYLSDRLEDLVRSGVRSLTITINAVMPETAEKIYSWVSYRGRKYTGRDAAECLLCNQWRGLRNAIDAGLIVKVNSVLIPGINDEEIPLIAWLAGVRGADLMNVIPLIPQAEFRNLQRPTHDEISTMRNICRNYMPQMTHCRQCRADACGILGEDKDMELEMLNARIGEEYCEMVN from the coding sequence ATGATGATAAAGAATATTATTAAAACTCACCCTTGTTTTTCCGAAGAGGCGCATCACAAGTTCGGCAGGATACATCTTCCTGTTGCGCCTGCGTGCAATATACAGTGCAGATACTGCATAAGGAAATACGATTGCGCCAATGAATCGAGGCCGGGAATCACGAGCAAGGTTTTGACTCCCGAAGAAGCTCTGGAGAGGGTAAGGGCGCTTGTGGAGAGAAACGAAAGGCTGAGCGTTGTTGGAATTGCAGGGCCTGGAGACCCTCTGGCAAACGATACAACTTTCGAGACACTAAGGGCAATTAACAGGGAATTCCCCGAGCTTATTCTATGCGTTTCCACAAATGGCCTCTATCTCTCAGATAGGCTTGAAGACCTTGTGAGATCAGGTGTTAGAAGTCTTACTATCACAATTAATGCTGTGATGCCAGAAACAGCAGAGAAGATATATTCGTGGGTCTCATACAGAGGGCGTAAATACACAGGAAGAGACGCGGCAGAGTGCCTCTTGTGCAATCAGTGGAGAGGACTCAGAAACGCCATTGATGCAGGGCTTATTGTAAAGGTCAACAGCGTCTTAATCCCAGGCATAAACGATGAAGAAATTCCTTTGATTGCATGGCTTGCTGGAGTTAGAGGTGCAGATTTGATGAATGTAATTCCTTTGATTCCACAAGCAGAATTCAGGAATTTACAGAGACCTACGCATGATGAGATTTCAACCATGAGAAATATATGCAGAAACTACATGCCTCAGATGACACACTGCAGGCAGTGCAGGGCTGATGCATGTGGGATTTTGGGAGAAGATAAGGACATGGAACTTGAAATGTTAAACGCAAGGATTGGAGAGGAATATTGTGAGATGGTTAACTAA
- a CDS encoding HesA/MoeB/ThiF family protein — MKKILNETELERYRRQLMLDGFTIEHQQRLKNSTALIAGIGGLGGTAAIYLAVAGIGKMIFVHSGKLTLSNMNRQILMRHDWIGKSRVIQAMKSIEDINPDVEVEIYDERITEENSDKLLGEVHIALSARPNFYERRVLNNACIRKDILMVEAAMNGMEGYIFNVIPKKTPCLNCLYPEDNPDWEELGFPVLGAVSGILGCLMAIEAIKLLTGYSKPLLSKMLVFNTIDMEFSKLNIRRDEDCQICGGIV, encoded by the coding sequence ATGAAAAAGATATTAAATGAAACTGAGTTAGAGCGTTATCGCAGGCAGTTGATGCTTGATGGATTTACCATTGAGCATCAACAAAGACTCAAGAATTCCACTGCTCTTATTGCAGGCATTGGTGGTCTCGGTGGAACTGCGGCAATATATCTTGCTGTGGCAGGGATAGGAAAAATGATATTTGTCCATTCTGGCAAACTTACTCTTTCAAACATGAATAGGCAGATATTGATGAGGCATGACTGGATTGGAAAAAGCAGGGTCATTCAGGCAATGAAGAGCATAGAAGACATAAACCCAGATGTGGAGGTTGAGATATATGATGAGAGAATAACAGAAGAAAATTCCGATAAACTGCTTGGCGAAGTTCACATTGCTCTCTCTGCCCGCCCTAATTTCTATGAAAGGCGAGTGTTAAACAATGCGTGTATAAGAAAGGATATTCTGATGGTTGAGGCAGCTATGAACGGAATGGAGGGTTATATTTTCAATGTCATCCCTAAAAAGACGCCTTGTCTTAATTGTCTATATCCAGAGGATAATCCCGACTGGGAAGAACTGGGATTTCCGGTTTTAGGCGCTGTATCGGGGATTCTTGGATGCCTGATGGCTATTGAGGCAATCAAACTGCTCACAGGCTATAGCAAGCCCTTGCTTTCAAAGATGCTTGTATTTAATACCATCGATATGGAGTTCAGTAAGCTCAATATCAGAAGGGATGAAGACTGTCAGATTTGTGGAGGCATTGTTTGA
- a CDS encoding type II toxin-antitoxin system HicB family antitoxin → MKEKLTAIFQKSPYGYIGFIEELPGANTQGKTLEEARRNLIEAVQLVLDANRQLFEEEIEGLEIIKEDFGVVTV, encoded by the coding sequence ATGAAGGAAAAATTAACGGCAATTTTTCAAAAGTCGCCATACGGATATATTGGATTTATTGAAGAACTCCCCGGGGCGAATACTCAAGGCAAAACACTCGAAGAAGCGAGAAGAAATTTAATAGAAGCAGTTCAACTTGTTTTGGATGCTAATAGGCAACTCTTTGAAGAAGAAATTGAGGGTCTTGAGATAATTAAAGAAGATTTCGGAGTGGTAACTGTTTGA
- a CDS encoding type II toxin-antitoxin system HicA family toxin, protein MKRKDVIRHLESSGCEFLREGANHTVYINRKKKKVSTIPRHREIDEYLVTKICRDLEIPMP, encoded by the coding sequence TTGAAACGAAAAGATGTAATCCGACATCTTGAATCAAGCGGATGTGAATTCCTACGAGAAGGTGCGAATCATACAGTATATATCAATAGAAAGAAAAAGAAGGTAAGCACTATTCCCCGCCACAGAGAAATTGATGAGTATCTTGTCACAAAAATATGTAGAGACCTTGAAATACCGATGCCATAA
- the modA gene encoding molybdate ABC transporter substrate-binding protein: MKSGLGLSLLLVFVCVMSISMVSAEQSLMVFAGAASKPPTEEAVKAFEKKTGVKVDVVFGGSGYVLSQMILSKKGDIYFPGSSDYMEVAKKKGVVYPETEKYVVYLVPAINVQKGNPKNIKTLKDLTRPGLKVAIANPEGVCVGAYAVEIIEKNFSAEEKAKFKKNLINYTESCEKTATAISLKAADAVIGWRVFHYWDPERIETIPLKKSEIVRVGYIPIAISKFTKNRGLAQRFIDFLLSEEGKAIYRKYNYFMTPDEAVAWIGEKKPVGGEYVVPKEWIKK, encoded by the coding sequence ATGAAGTCTGGACTTGGTTTGTCACTATTGTTGGTTTTTGTATGCGTGATGTCTATAAGTATGGTTTCAGCAGAGCAAAGCCTAATGGTTTTTGCAGGCGCTGCATCAAAGCCTCCCACTGAGGAAGCAGTAAAGGCCTTTGAAAAAAAGACAGGCGTGAAGGTGGATGTGGTGTTTGGAGGTTCTGGATATGTTTTGTCTCAAATGATCCTCTCTAAAAAAGGCGATATTTATTTTCCGGGCTCTTCGGATTATATGGAAGTGGCAAAGAAAAAGGGGGTAGTGTATCCTGAGACAGAAAAATATGTGGTCTATCTTGTGCCTGCTATAAATGTGCAGAAGGGAAATCCTAAAAATATAAAGACCCTGAAAGACCTGACAAGACCGGGGCTTAAGGTAGCGATTGCAAATCCTGAAGGTGTCTGTGTTGGAGCCTATGCAGTTGAGATCATAGAGAAGAATTTTAGTGCTGAGGAAAAGGCCAAATTCAAAAAGAATTTGATAAACTACACAGAGAGCTGCGAAAAGACAGCCACTGCAATTTCACTGAAGGCAGCAGATGCAGTCATCGGCTGGAGGGTGTTTCATTATTGGGATCCAGAGAGGATAGAGACTATACCGCTTAAAAAATCAGAGATTGTGCGCGTTGGCTATATTCCCATTGCCATTTCAAAATTTACAAAAAATAGAGGGCTTGCACAAAGGTTTATTGATTTTCTCCTCTCTGAAGAGGGCAAGGCGATTTACAGAAAATATAATTATTTTATGACTCCTGATGAGGCGGTTGCGTGGATTGGTGAAAAAAAGCCGGTAGGCGGTGAGTATGTCGTGCCAAAGGAATGGATAAAGAAGTAA
- a CDS encoding ABC transporter permease, producing MTFKRLSIFFAASVFALYAGLVLSLFYFYKGSLFVETLLSERTLFSIKISLIAATIATLLALVLAVPSAYALSRFDFKGRNIIDTILELPMIVSPAALGAMLLIFFNNPIGMWIQDNYIQFVFTAYGIILAQFITTVGVSTRLIKAAMDEIPHRYEDVARSLGVTPVKAFLTVTLPLCKNGIIAASVLTWAKAIGEFGATITIAGSMAMKTETLPVAIFMRLASADIEGTVVLILILVAIGLTTLYAVRLLKTG from the coding sequence ATGACATTTAAGAGGCTCTCGATATTTTTTGCAGCGTCTGTTTTTGCCCTTTATGCAGGACTTGTGTTGTCTCTATTTTATTTCTATAAAGGGTCTCTCTTTGTGGAGACCCTTTTGTCAGAAAGGACACTTTTCTCTATCAAGATAAGCCTTATTGCCGCTACAATTGCCACGCTATTAGCCCTTGTATTGGCAGTTCCTTCTGCCTATGCCCTTTCAAGATTTGATTTTAAAGGCAGAAATATTATAGACACTATTTTAGAGTTGCCTATGATAGTTTCTCCAGCAGCGCTCGGAGCAATGCTTCTGATATTTTTCAATAATCCCATTGGCATGTGGATTCAAGATAACTATATCCAGTTTGTGTTTACCGCATATGGGATAATACTTGCACAATTTATAACTACTGTAGGCGTCTCAACAAGGCTTATCAAGGCAGCAATGGATGAAATCCCGCATAGATATGAAGATGTTGCTCGTTCCCTTGGTGTTACGCCAGTTAAAGCCTTTTTAACAGTAACCCTTCCACTCTGCAAAAATGGCATTATAGCAGCATCAGTGCTTACATGGGCTAAGGCAATCGGAGAATTTGGAGCAACCATTACAATTGCAGGTTCAATGGCAATGAAGACAGAGACTCTGCCGGTTGCTATTTTTATGAGGCTTGCAAGCGCTGACATAGAGGGAACTGTTGTCTTGATATTAATACTCGTTGCAATTGGTCTTACGACTCTTTACGCTGTGAGGCTTTTAAAGACGGGTTGA